From the Flavobacterium gyeonganense genome, the window TTTGGGAAAAAGATGCAAGTTATCAGTATTATCCGCACGGGCCATTAGCCAGAGTAGAATTAGGAGACAAAAAAGTACAGGGAATCGATTACGCCTATACTTTACAGGGATGGCTTAAAACAGTAAATGGCGAAAACTTAGCAAATAGCACTAATGATTTGGGGCAGGACGGCTCACTCAATGGAACGACCAAAACCAAAGATGCTTTTGGTTATTCATTAAGCTATTATGACCACGATTACAAAGCTATTTACGGCGATACAGATACTGATGCATTTAAACCTTTAATGGTAAGCCGTAACGCAACCGGGGCTACTCTTCAAAATTTGTATAACGGGAATATTAAGCAAATGACAACAGCTATTCGCAAAGAAGGCGATCAGCTGCTTGCTATTCAAAAGAACAATTACAGTTACGATCAGCTTAATCGTATCAAATCGATGACTTCTCAGGCTTTTAATGCTTTGACTATGCAGGCAGCCAAAAGTTACGAATCCAGTTATTCTTATGATAGAAACGGGAATTTGTTAACCATGAGAAATACGGCACCGGGACTTTATCCAAACTCTAAAACCCCAACGCTGCAAAATCCGGAAATGGATAACTTTACCTATAAATATTTTCCGGGGACCAACAAGTTAACCAATGTTTTTGATGTGGCCAATGATATATTTACCGAAACAGGTATTGATATCAAGCAGAATCTAAATGAAAAAGACGCTTATGACGTAAATAATACTAACACCCACAATTATGTTTACGATTTTATAGGGCAATTGATACAGGACAAAAATGAAGGTCTGATTATTGACTGGCGTGTTGATGGCAAAGTCAAAAAAGTGACGAATAGTAAAATAGGAATTACTATTGACTTTGAATACGATGGACTGGGCAATCGAATAGCCAAACGTGTACAACGCGGACTTGATGTAACCCGTACCCATTACACCCGTGATGCACAAGGCAATGTACTGGGCGTGTATGAAGAAAAATACAAAGCTAAAGAAGGAACTTTGCAAAACGACCTGAACCTTAACAACTATAATATCAATACTGTAGCTGTAAAACGTGCTATTAATAACATTTATGCTACTAGTGATGGCAGTAATTCCAGTGTGGGTAAAAACGGGAATTTAACTCTGGAAGCGGGGAATTCCATCACGCTTAAAAATTTCACGGCAGCTCAGGGAAGTACCTTTACAGCCCGAATTACACCGGTACAGGCCAATAGTAACGAGTCTGAATATGTCCTGAAAGAACACCACCTTTTTGGTAGCAGCCGATTAGGACTGGAACAGGTCAATTTACCAATATACAAGTACACCAACAATTCCAGCACCTACAGAATGGCAGGTATTACGGCTAAAGCCAGTGCTTTAACCACAGCTTCTGTATTAACAGGCACACCCGTTATTAGAAATTATGCCCTGCATTTTGACACGACTACCCCAACAGCTTCCTGGGCTATGCAGGCTGGCAGTTCACCTGTTCTAAATCCGGACTTGACAAGTCTGAATTTAGACACAAATATCAAATTAACTAATCTCAGTCTTGCTAATGGAACTTATTTCTTAGGACAGCTGCAATATAAAGGCAACAAAGAAGAAATAGTTAATGCAACTGATAATGTTGATTTAACTAGTTTTGGTAGTAATAACTGTTTTGAAGTTACGCCTACTTCTGGAACAGTAACTGTAGCTAAAAAGAGTAGCAGTACTTGTACAGGAAATGAGATTACTCTTTTTGAGGCCAATGAAGAGGGAATTTTAGAATACAAAACTTCAACATTAACTAATAGTAATGGTGTATCAACAGGTATTAAAATCAATAATACTTTTTATGGGTTTAGGACTACTACATACAATTCTGGTTCATCTAAAAGAGGAACTTTGCAGTATGGTATCGGGACAGATTATAATAATATTATTACTAATTTATCAGAAGGTGCAGCCATACAGTCACTTAAAATACAAAAAACCTTAGATTCGGATGGTATTGGCTGTTATATAGAACTTTTTAGAAACGGAATACTTGGAAAAAAAATTTATATTGCCAATCGGGCTGCTGCTACAATTAACGTTCTGATGACATCATCGACTGGTAAAATTACAGATTTGAAAGTTACCAAAAAGGTAATCAAAACAATTACCAAAGAAATCACGAATCAGGTTCAAATCGCTTTAGTTAAAGAAAATACGGGTATCAGACCAAAAGTAACAGTAAATCAATATACTAAAACAACTTCAGATGCACCCGCTACTGCTACGTCCAGAAGTTATGAAATTACGTTGCCGGCAGCCAACGCTTTAACAAATGCCCAAATTGCCAATGGTATTGCCTTAAATTTAAATACAGCATTTGGAGCGGGTACAACATTTAATGTAAATGGCAGTACCCTGAAAGACGAAAAAGTATGGACTACACCTGTGAGCATTAATCCTACAGCAATACCTGTTGGTAACAACCAGTTGGGAGGAGCAGGTAATGCAACAGCCGTAGGCTTTGATATGTGTTATTTTAACTACGGAATCAATAACATTCAAAATGGCTTTACGTTTGATGATGCCACGAGTCAGACCATAACAAACAATCCGCCGGTATCAAGTCAGGGAATTGCCATGAACAGTACTGTAACCAGAACACTGGGACCTTGTTTAGTTGACACAGACGGAGATGGATTATTTGACCTTTATGAAGTCAATAACGACCTGACTTTTATAGATACCGATGGTGATGGAATTGCCAACCATGATGATAAAGACGACGATGGCGACGGTATTTACACGATGTATGAAGGTGCAGATCCGGATGGTGATCATAACCCGGCAACTGGAACAGCCCCGTTAAATACCAATGCAGTAGCATCAGCCCTGAATCCAAAAGCGGCAATCAATACAATACCAAACTATCTTGATCCGGATGATGATGGTGATGGTTATGCTACATGGGAAACTTCTGAAGGAGGTAAAGGTTTCATAAATGCCGCAACAAATGGATTGCCTTACACCTTAAATACAGACAATCCTACGGATGCCATACCAAATTATTTAGACCCAACCAACGGACTTTATATCACATTGCCTATTGCCGTAAATAATTTTATATCTTTGACAGGGGATAAACAATACGAACTTTCCAATCATTTAGGAAATGTACTTTCGGTAATTTCAGATAAGAAAATACCAACGTTGTCTTCAGGTTCTTTGGCTTATTTTAATGCAGAGGTACTGAGTTATTCAGATTATTATCCTTTTGGACAGTTAGTACCTAATAGACATGGTAGCTCGAATTCATATCGTTATGGCTTCCAGGGACAGGAGAAAGATGATGAGATTAAAGGTGAAGGAAACTCTTTGAATTATACCTATCGTATGCATGATCCTAGAATTGGTAGGTTCTTTGCTGTGGATCCTTTAGCAAAAGCATATCCCCATTATACTCCATATATTTTTAGTGGAAATAAACTTATACATGCAATTGAATTAGAAGGAATGGAAGAATATGAGTTATTTTTACCAAGTCCATTTCAAAGAAGTATAGAGGATGCAATAATAGCAAAAAACTGTCAAGCAATTATGAATAAAGTTGATGACAAAGCTTATAGATTATTTGCACATGGTGCCCCGGATTTCGTGCAAGGATATGATAAGGGAGGGCATAAAACTCAAGAATATTGTCCAAGTTTAGATAAATTTTTAAATCAATCATATCATTCTGATAAATGGAAAGAGATGAAAGAAGAAGGAGGCACTTTTATATCATATGCTTGCAATACAGGTGATGAAGGTGGTGTAATGCAACAATTATCTAAAAAGGAAGGAAATGAGAATATAATTTTTATAGCAGCTACTGAATATGTAAATCATTTACCTAGTACTGATAAAAAGACTGGAGATGTAAAAGGAAGAGTTGAAGTTTTTACTAAAAGACAAGGTGGTAAAGTGAAATATGGAGTTTGGAACATTTATAAAGGAGGGAAATTAATAGACACAAAACCTTATGATTGGCAACCTACAGAAATAGATTTAAAAACTATGGATAAACCAATTGAAAAAACATTTTTTGAAATAGTAAAAGAGTTTTTTATTAGTAATCCTGAACCTAAAACAAAGAAAAATGCAAAAAGTTAACTTATTAAAAAAAATAATATTGATAATTTTTGTTTTAATTTCATTTATTTTCTTTTTGAAATGGTACACAAATTTTATTTATTTCTCAACCCAAAATGAAACTTTTGAAACAATCAAAAATCATAATATTTACATCAAGAAAATGACCTATGATAGACTAATAAATAAATTTGAAAGAGAGGCTTACGATAGTCTGGTTAGAGTTTATTCAAATCATGAAGAAGATTTAGATTTTTTAAATATAAGTATTCAGGTTTCTAATAAATGGAATTATGATTACGCAAGCTATCAGGTTTTTAAAATTATAAGTGAAACTCAGAAACAGGTAAATCAAGACATGCCAGATTTAAACTATCTTGATTTAAAAACTAGAAAAATTTCATTAAATTATCTAGTGAAAGCTTATAATGAAGGTAACCCTAATGCAAAAAAAATAATAAATAATTATACTGAAAATAAGATTTATTTAGATGATCTAAAACAATCTCTGGACAATCTGAGAGACCCAGATGGCTCGGATATATCAACGCAACGATAGCGCAGAAATTTTGGTAGTGTTTCAAAGTTAGTGATATAAGATTTTAGATTTCTAACGTATTGAAATAGAATAAATATCAGTAAAAAATAATTTAAAGATGAGCAGGGTAGTGTTTCAAAGTTAGTGATATGAGATTTTACATTTCTAACGTATTAAAATTGAACAAATTTTAGAAATAAATAATTTTAAGATGAGCAGTGATGCTCATCTTTTTTGTTTTATTATTGCCTTAAATGTGCTAAAATGAATAAAAATTCGACATGGTGTTCCCTCGGTCCGAGCATTAGCTTGATTAATAAACCCTGATGGAGACGGAAACCCACTGGCGCTCGTTTGTCTGGGTTCTCTGGTGCTCGATTGCATCGAGTACCTACTTAAATTAGAAGACAAAAGGTAGCGTTTGCAACGCGGGTAATTAAACAAAAAAGCAACTCCCCAGTTAGTCCGAGCATTAGGCAATACAGGTGCTGGTGCGATGCCTCTGGCTCGTGCAGGCAAGCCGGATAATAAAAACAAAGAGGCTGTCCTTACATTTTTTTTCGGACAGCCTCTTTTTGTTTAAATTCAAAAGACAATATGACTAATAACAGGGTTTAAACTCTTCATTTAGTGGTTTTATTTTCGCACCATTTCATTTTCAATTTTTGAAACACGTACTACTAAATCTTTTAAAGTCTCTATTTCTTTGGACTGCTCGTTAATTTTTTTGTTTTGATCGATAGAGTAGAGTGTCAGTTCTTCGATTTTTTGAAGCAATTTAGCATTCATTTCTCCTAGGTTGATTCCGTTTTCAAGAACTTCTTTTTCACTTGGAATATTTTCTAAATGACCTTTTTCTTTGATATGTTTTTCAACTTCTTCTAGTGTTGGTAAATTATACTCTTTTTTAAATACAAAATCAGACCACGCAGTAGTATATACTTTTACTTCTCTTGCCCCAACTGATCCTTCAACAGCAAGTTTATGGCTTCCTGTTGTTGTGGTACCGATGCCTACATTTCCTTTATTGATTGTTAAATACGTTTCATTTGCGTTACCCCATGATTGAATATTATCATATGGGTCTCTTTCCCACCATGTCCTTGTATCTGCATGTGGTGTTTTAAAAGAATCATCAATGGATATGCCATCGTGGATTCTTGAATTGTACCAATTGTTTGAAGTTAAATCTCTATAAGTCCATAATCTGTTTATAATGCTGTTTTCTCCAACATTACCGCTCATTTCGTTTATTAGCTGAAAAGAATTTACAGTAGTGCCCAATGCCAAAGGCTCATAGCTTTTTATGGTACCCACTACAGTCAGTTTTGAAGATGGATTTGTAGTGCCAATACCAATTCTTGCAGCATCTAAAATCAGTGGTTGATCACCTCCACCGGTTTGTACTATTACAGGATAATCATTACTAACAAAAGAAGGGTTGCTTTGAGTATAAGTAATTTCTAATGATCTTGCATCGCCGTCTCCAGTTCTTCTGGGAAAAAAACGAGACCTTCCATATACAGTAAGTGGAGCAATAGGATTGTCGGTACCAATTCCAACATTACCTGTTCTGGATATACGAATTCTTTCGATACCATTTGTTGAAAACCCAAGAAATCCTCCTGCAGTACTTTCTCCTCTGTAAAATGAAATAAACCCATTGTTTTCATCTGCTGTATACTTTAATCCCAATCTAAATGACTCTGTATTAATTGGGTGTGTAATCAAAGTTTTGGCATATAGCGAAAAATTATATTCGTTGGCAGTAGCTAATATTGTTCCATACGAATTGTTTCCGTTATGCACTTGTAAAAGAGCAGAAGGAGAATTTGTTCCTATTCCAACATTTCCGGTTGCAGGAAAAATATTTTGAGCGAGGTTTATCTGAGTAGCAAATACAGTTATTAAAAGTATTTTTAATTTCATAATTTATCTGTTTTCAATTTTAAGTATTTTTTCTTCTAAAATTTTTTGATTATCAGTAAGATTTTGGTTCTCCTTTTTCAATTCAATCATATAGAGTGTCAATTCTTCAATTTTCTTTAACAAACTCATATTCATTTCAGCCAGCATCAGGCCATTTTTTTCAATTTCTTTTGCTGATGGAATTTCAGGCAAATGACTATTTTGTTTGATGTAAGCTTCAACTTCTTCTAAAGATTTTAGTTTGTAATCATCTGCAAAAACATAATCAGGTACGGTTCCGGCATTAGGAGTAACTTTGACTTCCTGAGCATGAATATTTCCGGCTACCGTAAGTTTTGAGCCGGGAGTTGTTGTGCCAATACCAACATTTGAAGCGAAATAGGCATTTCTACTTTGGTAGATTCCAGTTGTTGTTGCATATTGCTCTGGAGTAGTTTTGTAGGAATGTGATGGTCCGTTAAGTTCATTATAAGGTAATGAATTTTGAACACCATCATAAATAGTAGGAGTTACGGTGTAATTAGAGTGATAATAATAAGTTGTTCCGCCTCCACGAAGCCATATAATGATACATCTGCAAGTTCCTCCATATGTTGAATCATGCCATCCGGCTATAAAGGTTGTATATGTTCCTGCATATGAAGGTTTAATATTTGAATCTATAAAATTAGAACTATTCCCCCAGTTAGTTACATGATAACTAAACTCAGCCATTAATGATCCTCTCCATGTGCTATCATAGTGTACCTCGCTTCTGCTCAATAGTAAGTTAGTTGGAGCATTGTTATCCCAGCCTCCGTCAAAAAAAGTTACCGGATAAAATTTATCAATATCGCCCTGAACCGTAAAGCTGCCTGATATCTGGGTGTTTGTTGTTGAAAAGGTAACATTAGTTTCGTACTCTGTGCTATTGATAAAGTTTTTGCTGGGTTTTGCAATGATTTTTGTAAAGCTAAGAACTGAAATTAAAGTAAAGAGTAGTTTTATTTTCATAAGAATAATTTATTTGATGGAATTTTAACAGTTTGTTGAAAAGTGATATATTTCGAAAATGAACCTGAATTATTTGCAGTAAGCAAAGTGTTTTTTAAGGGAAATAATCCTAAGAATAAATTCCCGGCATAATTTTATAAAAAATGATTTTATTTAGCTTTCAGTTAAAAAATGATTAAAAGTTATAGGTAAGATAGAAGTAATATAGTAAAACAATAATTTTTTAATCATGGTTTAGATTTGTATGAAATTATCCTGTAAAGGTTAAGATATTTTCAGCAAATCTATAAAATTAGTCTACGGTTTTGTAAAATTAAAATGGTTTTTTTTATCATTTTATACATAAAATTTGATTACATGATTTTTTTAATTTATGTAAAAAAAACTATTCTTTTACCTGCAATATAAAAGTTCAAGTTATTATGGATCATTATTTTGCAGGATTTTGTTCCAGTAAATGACTAAAATCTTTTGCAAATTGCGATTCCTCAAAAAAAATGAGAACGAGAACGTCCGAAGAAATGTTGAAAATTCTTGATTAAGAGTGTATGATAAAAAGAGGATAATCATGTACAATCTGCTGTCAGTCTAATACTTCTTTTTATAATGCATTCTCACTAATGGAGAAACCCCATCGGGACTTATTTATCTAAAGTTAAAATGGAGTATACTTATAATAAAAAGGAGGGTAACTGAAATTAAAATATTTCTTGTTAACGAAGGATCTTTAATATCTGATGCTGTGCCTGAATATGAGGGCTTTTGATAGGTATATTAATAATAGGAATTGATTCTGAGATAAATGCTTAGAAACGGAGAATTTTAAATTTGCATTTTTTGTTTAATGCTTTTAATGAAGATATGACTGATAAAACAATCTTTGTTGAAGATTCATTTTTCAAAAGTTAATGAGTGTCTTTTTAGCCATCTAGCTTGTTTTAAATATTCAGAAATAAATAATCTTTTTTTAAAATGTTATTAAAATGTTGATAAATAGTGCTTTATGTTGATTTCTAATTGTTGTTTTAATATAAATTATTGGTTATATTTGATTATGCAAGAGGCTATTATTTTAAATATATTTTACTATGGATAAAGCTATAAAACTAAAGGTTCGTAAAGATTTAAATGGTCAGCAGCAGTTGAATATAATTAGATTAAAAGGAAGTTTAATTTCTAAAGGTTATACAGAAATAATACATATTCTGGATCAGGATGATGAATTTCATATCAATTCATTTGCAACACCTTTAGAAACAACTAATGAAGTAAAGGAATATATTACAGCATTTATCAGCAGAGAAAATTTAACTGATACAATTACTTTTTACAAATAATATTTTTTCTGTTTAAATAAAAAGAAATCCTCTCCAATTTTTATGTAGCAACAAACAAAACATGTCCTGTATTAATCGACATGTTTTTTGTTTTGTGATTAATAGTAAATGATTCATCTACGAATTGTTAGTAGATTCATTTACATATTATAGAATAAATTCTTAATTTGGTAAAACTTCTATTCTGGATTATTTAATTTTTGGCATCAAAAAATATATTATACAAAACAATTTTACATTTTTTTTCATTATAAATAAAAAAAATAAAACAACCGATTGTTGTATTAACTTTTGTGTTATATTTGTAATTATTATAAGTGTAATATAAACACTTTTAAAATTTTCTATTCAGAATATTTGAAAATCGGTTTTACGGAAGTAACTTATTAATTATGAAAAGATTTCTTATTCATTTTCTTTTTTTCTGGTAATCTCATCATTTGCTCAGGAAAAAAGTGCCTTAAAGCTTTGGTATGATAACCCATCAGGTAAGCTTTGGGAAAATGCACTTCCGATAGGAAATGGTTTTCAGGCAGCCATGGTTTATGGTAATGTAGAAAAAGAAATTTTTCAATTGAATGAGGTTACAGTGTGGACCGGAAGCCCTAACAGGAATGATAATCCAAATGCAAAAGCAGCATTAAATGATATAAGAAACCTTATTTTTCAGGGTGAATATCAAAAAGCAGAAAAGTTAATAAATGAGAATATTATCACGAAAAAATCTCATGGACAGATGTTTCAGCCGGTAGGAAACTTAGAAATCAGTTTTTCTGATCAGGAACATTATACAGATTATTACCGTGAGCTGGATATTGAAAAAGCAGTAACTAAAACAACATATAAAATAAATGGCGTCACTTATACAAGAGAAGCTTTTACATCCTTTCCTGATAGAGTTTTAGTGATTAAACTTTCAGCAGACATGCCTGGTAAATTATCTTTAAATGCAGGATTTACTTCTCAGCATAAAAAACAAAAAATAGAGACAGATGTAAATAATATGCTCTCTCTTTCAGGTACTACAAGTGATCATGAGGGTGTAGAAGGAAAAGTAAGGTTTAACGCACTGGCCAGATTTAAAACAGAAGGCGGAACCATAAAGTCTGAAGGGAATTCCATAAAAATTGACAAAGCAGATTCTGTTGTGATTTATGTTTCAATAGCAACTAATTTTATTAATTATAATGATCTTAGTGGCTCAGAAAGCAAACTTGCAAAATCTTTCTTAGACAAAGCGTTTAAAAAAGATTTTGAGAAAATGAGAAAAGCTCATATCGCCAGTTATCAAAAATTTTTTAACAGGGTTCACATTGATTTAGGAACAACAAATGCAGCGAAATTACCAACTGATCAAAGGCTGGCTAATTTTAGGAATGTTTTTGATCCTTCATTGGTAACACTGTATTACCAGTATGGTCGATATTTATTGATTTCGTCTTCACAGCCCGGAGGCCAGCCGGCAAACCTACAAGGGATTTGGAATCACAGTATGAGGCCGGCC encodes:
- a CDS encoding tail fiber protein; the encoded protein is MKIKLLFTLISVLSFTKIIAKPSKNFINSTEYETNVTFSTTNTQISGSFTVQGDIDKFYPVTFFDGGWDNNAPTNLLLSRSEVHYDSTWRGSLMAEFSYHVTNWGNSSNFIDSNIKPSYAGTYTTFIAGWHDSTYGGTCRCIIIWLRGGGTTYYYHSNYTVTPTIYDGVQNSLPYNELNGPSHSYKTTPEQYATTTGIYQSRNAYFASNVGIGTTTPGSKLTVAGNIHAQEVKVTPNAGTVPDYVFADDYKLKSLEEVEAYIKQNSHLPEIPSAKEIEKNGLMLAEMNMSLLKKIEELTLYMIELKKENQNLTDNQKILEEKILKIENR